The following proteins are co-located in the Eleginops maclovinus isolate JMC-PN-2008 ecotype Puerto Natales chromosome 23, JC_Emac_rtc_rv5, whole genome shotgun sequence genome:
- the zgc:165573 gene encoding cysteine-rich and transmembrane domain-containing protein 1 encodes MNFEQPPPYPGNGPSAPGYPVHGQPPQGYPNQGYPPQGYPVNMEQPNPAYPNYPAGPMGPGGPYPDQGQPPYGYGGQPQPQFGWQGGPPGPMYGEAPKNTVYVVEDRRRDNSGSDSCLTACWTALCCCCLFDMLT; translated from the exons ATGAATTTTGAGCAGCCCCCTCCGTACCCAGGCAATGGCCCCTCTGCTCCAGGCTACCCGGTCCACGGCCAGCCTCCACAGGGCTACCCTAATCAGGGTTACCCTCCCCAGGGGTACCCAGTGAACATGGAGCAGCCTAATCCAGCTTACCCCAACTACCCTGCAGGACCGATGGGCCCCGGAGGCCCTTATCCTGACCAAGGACAGCCTCCTTATGGGTACGGTGGACAACCACAACCACAGTTTGGCTGGCAGGGGGGACCCCCTGGGCCAATGTATGGGGAGGCTCCCAAAAACACAG tgtACGTGGtggaagacagaagaagagacaaCTCTGGCTCGGATTCGTGCCTGACGGCCTGCTGGACAGCTCTGTGTTGCTGCTGTCTCTTCGACATGCTGACATAA